A window of Nonomuraea angiospora genomic DNA:
CTGCATGGCCGAGGACACCAGCTCGGCGTCCAGCACGCGCAGCCCGGCGGCGGTGCGCCTGATCGCCTCCGCCAGCCGGTCGCCCGGGGCGTCCTTGACCAGGAACGCCTCGATGCCCACGGCCAGGGCCCGGCGTACGTGGCCCGGCTGCCCCATGGCCGTGAGCACCAGGACCCGGCACGTCGGGAGGCGCTCCAGCAGCGTGGCGGCGGCGGTGATGCCGTCCACCACCGGCAGGTCGATGTCCACGACCGCGACGTCGGGCCGCACCCGCAGGGCCTCGGGCACGATCTCGTCGCCCCGGGTCACCTCCGCGACCACCTCGATGTCCCGCTCCAGGCGGAGGAGG
This region includes:
- a CDS encoding response regulator transcription factor yields the protein MIKVLLAEDMHMIRAALTALLRLERDIEVVAEVTRGDEIVPEALRVRPDVAVVDIDLPVVDGITAAATLLERLPTCRVLVLTAMGQPGHVRRALAVGIEAFLVKDAPGDRLAEAIRRTAAGLRVLDAELVSSAMQYGESPLTPRESTVLREAARGASAEEIASRLHLSPGTVRNYLTGAITKTGARNKIDAIRIAEDAGWL